The Tautonia plasticadhaerens nucleotide sequence GCTCGATCGTTGCTGGTTCGACGCCGGAGGCCCCTCGTCCCGGGGGGCCTCGGTCCGCGCCGCCCGGGGCGGCCCTCGCCGATCCTATCCTAATTCGCGATCGGCCCCGAGTCTCCTGGTACGGGCCGGATCCCGCCCCCCCTCCCCGGGAAGTCGCCGGGAGGGCCCTCGCCCTCGGGGGGGGCGTCCTCATACGATGACCCGGGAGATCCGGACATGCAACCGGCCGATCCGGGGCCGACCGGGCTTTCCCGGCAGGACCGGCATCGGCGCCGACCCGAGCAGGAGGAGGATCAAGGCCATGGAGACGATCACGGCCGAGAAGTTCGACGCCGGGCTGTTCGACCTCGACGGCGTCCTGACGGCGACCGCCGAGATCCACGCCCGATGCTGGAAGACGATGTTCGACGCCTACCTCCGCGCGCGGGCCGACCGCCTGGGGGGGCCGTTCCGGGAGTTCACCGTCGAGGGGGACTACCGGCCCTTCGTCGACGGCAAGCCCCGGCCCGACGGCGTCCGGGACTTCCTCGCCTCCCGGGGGATCACCCTGCCCGAGGGGGATCCGGGCGACCCCCCGGACGCCGAGACGGTCGCCGGGCTCGGCAACCGCAAGAACGAGCTCGTGCAGGCCGAGATCCGGGCGGGCCACGTCCGGGTCTTCGACGACGCCGTCACCCTCGTCCGACGGCTCCTCGCCGCCGGGCTGAAGGCGGCCGTCGTCACCTCCAGCCGCAACTGCGAGCCCGTGCTCCGGGCCGCCGGCATCGCCGACCTGTTCCGGGAGCGGGTCGACGGCGAGGTGGCGGCGCGGTACGGTCTCCCCGGCAAGCCGGCCCCCGACACCTTCCTCAAGGGGGCCGAGCTGCTGGGCGTCCCCCCCTCCAGGGCGATCGTCTTCGAGGACGCCACGGCCGGCGTCGCCGCCGGCCGGGCCGGCGGGTTCGGGCTGGTCGTGGGCGTCGACCGGGTCGGCGGCCGCCACCCCGAGGCGCTCCGATCTTCCGGCGCCGACGTCGTCTCCGGCGACCTCAGCCTGCTGATGCCCGACCCCTCCGCCCCCCCCAGGTGACGCGACCATGCTCCGCCACATCCCCGAACTGCCCCCGGAGGACATCTTCCCGGTCGACCCCTGGAAGATCGAGCAGCTCGGCTTCGAGGAGCACTACATCGCCCAGGAGGAGTCGATCTTCACCGTCGCCAACGGCTATCTCGGCCTCCGGGGCAGCTTCGAGGAGGGCCGCCCGGTCGAGCACGACGAGACCTTCGTCAACGGCTTCTACGAGACCTGGCCGATCGTCTACGGCGAGACGGCCTACGGCTTCGCCAAGACCGGCCAGACGATCGTCAACGTCTCCAACGCCAAGATCATCAAGATCTACGTCGACGACGAGCCGTTCGTCCTCGGCCAGGTCGAGCTGCGCTCCTTCCGCCGCGCCCTGAACATGAAGGACGGCACCCTCGACCGCGAGGTGGTCTGGGAGACCGCCTCGGGCAAGCGGGTCCGGGTCGAGTCCCGCCGCCTCGTCTCGTTCCGGCACCGGCACCTCGCGGCGATCGACTGCCGGATCACCCTGCTCGACGACTCGGCCCCCGTGGTCGTCTCCTCGGAGATCTTCACCGAGCTGGGGGGCGTGGCCGGCGAGGGCTCCGGCGAGGACGACCCGCGCAAGGCCAAGAAGTTCCAGGGACAGGTGCTCGAGCCCCGGCTCCACGAGGCCCGGGGGCGTCGGGTCGCCCTGGCCTACCGGACCCGCCGCAGCGGGCTCGGCCTGGCCTGCGGCATCGACCACCTCGTCGAGGTCGACGGGCCGGTCCACGAGTCGATCGTCCTGGGGGGGCCGCTCCGGGAGTCGATCCGGGCCGAGGAGACGGCCGGGCGGTTCGACTTCCGGGGCGAGGCCCGGGCCGGGCAGACGATCCGGGTCGTCAAGCTGCTCTCCTACCACACCGGCGAGGGGGCCGACGACCGCGAGCTGATGACCCGGGTCCACTGGTCGCTCGACCGGGGGCTGGAGCAGGGCTTCGAGGGACTGCTCCGCGACCAGGTCGAGTGCATGGACGACTTCTGGAGGCGGAGCGACATCCGGGTGCAGGGCAACCACCCCCGGGCCCAGCAGTGCGTCCGCTTCAACCTCTTCCACCTGCTCCAGGCGTCCGGCCGGGCCGACCAGCACGGCATCCCCGCCAAGGGCCTCACCGGCCAGGCCTACGAGGGCCACTACTTCTGGGACGGCGAGATCTACATCCAACCCTTCCTCACCTACACCGCCCCCCGGATCGCCCGCCGACAGCTGGAGAACCGCCACCGGATGCTCGACAAGGCCCGGGATCGCGCCCGGGAGGTGAACCAGCGGGGTGCCCTCTACCCCTGGCGGACGATCAACGGCGAGGAGGCCTCCGCCTACTACGCCGCCGGGACCGCCCAGTACCACATCAACGCCGACATCGCCTACGCCCTCCGCCGCTACGTCCAGGCCACCGGCGACACCCGGTTCCTCCACGACCACGGCGCCGAGATCCTGGCCGAGACCGCCCGGCTCTGGCTCGACCTGGGCTTCTACCAGGACCGGGGGGACGGCCGCTTCCACATCCACGGCGTCACCGGCCCCGACGAGTACACCGCCGTCGTCAACGACAACCTCTACACGAACCTCATGGCCCGGGAGAACCTCCGGTACGCCGCCGAGGTCTTCTCGACCATCCGGCTCGAACGCCCCGTGCACTTCGAGCGGCTGGCGGCCCGGCTCGGCCTCGAGCCCGAGGAGGTCGAGCGGTGGCGGGACGCCGCCGAGGCCATGTACGTCCCCTATGACGAGCGGCTCGGCATCCACCCCCAGGACGGCGACTTCCTCCGCAAGAAGGTCTGGGACCTGCCGAACACGCCCCGGTCCCACTTCCCGCTGATGCTCTCCTACCACCCGCTGGTCCTCTATCGCCACCAGGTGATCAAGCAGGCCGACGTGGTCCTGGCGATGTTCCTCCTGGGGGACGACTTCACCGCCGAGCAGAAGAAGCGCAACTTCGACTACTACGAGAAGCTGACCACCGGCGACTCCTCCCTCTCGGCCTGCATCCAGGCGATCATCGCCTACGAGGTGGGGGACGACCACTCGGCGTTGAAGTACATGAGGGCCGCCACCCTGATGGACCTGGCCGACGTGGGGGGCAACGTCCGGGACGGCATCCACGTCGCCTCGGCCGGCGGCACCTGGATGTCCATCGTCTTCGGCATCGCCGGGTTCCGGGACCACGGCGGCCGGTTCCGGTTCCGACCCCGGCTCCCCGACGGCTGGGACCGCCTCTCCTTCCGCCTGACCATCCGGGGCAGCGTCCTCGAGGTCGACCTGCTCCCCGACACCGCCACCTACCGGCTCATCGAGGGCGACCCCCTGACCGTCGAGCACGAACTGGAGCCCCTGACCCTGGCCCCGGGGGCGCCGGTCCGGCGGCCGATCACCTCCACCGTCGTCGCCGCCGCCTCGCTCGCCAAGAACGAGCCGGACCCGGCCCGCTCCGAGGAATCGGAGTTGTGACCGGGCCCCCCCGGGACCGGCGACCGACGTTCATTGCGAGAGGATGATCGCCGAGTAGGGGCCGACGCCGACGTCCGCCCGGCAGGGCAGGCCGTCCCTCCCCCCCGGCTCGGCCGTGGTCCCATCGCTCGGGAAATCCCCGAATGCGCCGTCGTACCCCTGCCAGTCGCTGTTGAACCGGACGTGCCAGGGGCCCGGCCGGGGCAGGCCGATGGTATAGCCCTGGTAGCCCCGGTCCCCGAAGTTGGCGACGACCACCACGTCATCCCCGGGGCCGCCGTCCTGCCAGCGGTGGAAGGCGAGCACCTTGTCCCGATCATTGCGGTGGAAGACGTTCACGTGCCGACCCCGGAGCCCCCGGGTCCGGTCGGACCAGTTCCTCCGCAGACGGATCAGGTCCCGGTAGAGGTGGTAGATCCCCCGGAATCGACCCTCGTCGTACTTGTCCCAGTCCATGTAATGGTCGTCATCGAACGGGAGCCATTCGAGAATCTCCTGCCCCTGGAAGATCATCGGGATCCCGGGGCTGGTCATCACGAGCGCCGCGCCGAGGGTCGAACGCTTCTTGGCGTACCAACTGTCGGCCTGGCCGGGGTGGATGTCTTCGGTCAGCCGTCGCTTGCCGTTCTTCGTCGCCACCTCGTCGTGGGACTCGGTGTAGACGACCCTCCGGAAGGGGTCCCCGCCGTACCGATGCTCGACGGCACCTTGCACGGCCCCGAGGTCCCGGTCCTCGTCCCGGGGCGTGGCCAGGGCGGCCCGGACAGTGTGGACGAACAGGTCATCCCACTGGGAGTCGATCCCGGCGCCCCCCTCGGAGGTGGGCCGGGTGACGGCGTGGTTGCGCCTCATGTCCTCGGCCAGGGTGATCTTCCAGGGCTCATGGGCGTCGATCTCGTCGCTGATCCAGCGCAGGAGGTTCCAGCCCCAGCCGTCCAGGTTGGTCGGGTCGTCGGGGGGGACGTCGTCCCGGGCGTCGACGTTGCGGATGTAGCAGGACATGTCGAACCGGAGGCCGTCGACCCGGTACTCCTCCAGCCACATCAGGGCGTTGTCCCGGAGGAAGGAGCGGACCTCGGGCCGGCCGTAGTCGGGCCGGTTCTTGTGGCCCCAGGGGGTCCGGGCCCTCCAGTCGTTGTAGAAGTAGATGCCCCCCATCTCGTCGCCGTCATGTGTCCGGAACCAGCCGTCGAACTGCCAGACCGACGCCCCCAGGTCCTGGGGCCCGAGGTGGTTGTAGACCAGGTCCAGGAAGACCGCCAGCCCCTTGCCGTGGGCCGCGTCGACCAGCCGCTTGAGCCCCTTCGGGCCGCCGTAGGAGCTCTCGACGGCGAAGATGTTCGCCGGGTTGTACCCCCAGGAGAGGTCGCCGAAGAACTCCCCGGTGGGCAGCAACTGGATCGCGTTGACGCCCAGCTCGACCAGGTAGTCCAGATCCCCGATGATCGCGTCGAACTCCTGATCGGGCCCGACCGGCCGGTCGGGGAAGGTGCCCGGGTGCATCTGGTAGATCACCAGCTCGTCCCAGGGCGGCATGGCGAAGTCGTTCGACCGCCAGTCGAACTCGGGGTCGGCGACGATCCCGACGCCGCTCGAATGCGTCACCTGCCGGGCCCTCGGGTCGATCCGCCATCGGCCGCCGTCGATCACGAACCGGTAGTCGTGGCCGACGGCCGCGCCGGGGACGTCGGCCGACCAGTGCCCATCCCCCTCGGGGGCGAGCGGGCTGGCCGTCGGGCTCCCGCCGTTGAACGCGCCCGCCGCCGACACCGAGCCGGCGAAGGGGGCCCAGACCCGGAAGGTGACCCCGCCGGGGTAGGGGATCGCGCCCATCCCCGGTCGGGTCGATCGAGTCGCCATGACGTGCCTCGCTTCGGGGGGGACCCGGACCGTCCGGATCGGAGCCGCATTCGGAATCGGGGTCGGGGCGTGCGGTCGGGACTCGCCCCGGGTCGGCCCCCATTGGACCGCCCCGGGGGAGGCCTGGACAGCGAAAAATTTGGCGAGGCGTCCTCGTCCCCGGGGCCGGGGACGGGGATCGCCCGGGGGGCTTGGATGAGCCGGGCCGCGAGGGGGCCCTATCGCGGAGATCGGCCGGCCTCCGGGCGGATCCGGGGGCGCCGCAGCAGGGCGAGGCGACGATGGCGAAGCCCGTCGAGCGCGACGGCCAGGAAGATGAGGACCCCGGTGACGACCGGGTAGAGGTACGGGTCGGCGTTCACCACGTTCAGGCCGTTGCGGATCGCCTGGATGAGCACCGCGCCGAACAGCGTGCCCGGCAGCACCCGGCCCTTGCCGCCGAAGAGGCTGGAGCCGCCGAGGACGGCCGCGGCGATCGCCTCGAACTCCCAGCGGTCTCCCAGGCTCGGCGAGACGGCCGCCAGCTGCCCCAGCAGCACCAGCCCGCCGATCGAGGCGCACAGGCCGCTGGCCAGGTACGCGAAGGCCAGCACCCGGCCGACCCGGATCCCCGCCTTCTTCGCCGCCTCCGGGTCGTTCCCCACCGCGTAGAGCTGCCGGCCGATCGGGGTCATCGAGAGGACGACCTGCGCCGCCGAGAGCACCACGACCATCATCGCCACCGGCAGCGGCACGATCCCCAGCACCCTGGACGAGCCCAGCCGGAGGAATTCGCCCGGCAGGTTCATGGCCCGGGTCTGGGTCAGGAACAGGCCGAGCCCCCGGCCGATGGAGAGCGTGGCGAGCGTGACGATGAAGGGCATCAGGCGGAGCCTCGTGATCAACGCCGCGTTGACGAGGCCGAAGCCCAGGCCCACCGCCGGCGCGACCGCCGCCGCCAGCCACGGCGAACCGCCCGCCAGCGCGAGCTTCCCGGCCGCGATCGCCCCCAGGAACATGATCGAGCCGACCGACAGGTCGATCCCGGCGGTGATCAGCACGAAGGTCATCCCCGCGGCCACGATCGCCGTGGCCGACGACTGCACCAGGACGTTGACCGCGTTCTCGGCCGTCAGGAACCTCGGCGTCGCCAGGCCGAAGCCCGCCACGGCGGCCAGGAACAGCAGCGCGGGGGCGGCCCGGAGCAGCGCGACGGCGGCCCCCGACCGGGCCCGGCCCGTCATCGTGGGAGCCCCCGGCGCAGGGCGGCCCGGAGGATCGCCTCGCGGTCGAATCCCCCCCGGGGGAACTCGCCCGAGATCTCGCCCCGGCTCATGACCAGGATGCGGTCGCACATGCCGATCAGCTCCTCGATCTCCGGCGAGATCATCAGCACCCCCGCCCCCCCGGCGGCCAGCTCGCCGATCAGGCGATAGATCTCCTGCCTGGCGCCGACGTCGACGCCCCGGGTCGGCTCGTCCAGGATCAGGGCCGACGGCCCCGACATCAGCCATCGGGCCAGCACCACCTTCTGCTGGTTCCCCCCGCTCAGGGTGCGGACCGGCTGCCCCGGCCCGGCCGCCCGGAGCCGGACGGCCCGGGTGACCCCGTCGACCGCGTCGGCGATCCGACGGCCGTCGAGCAGCCCGCCCCCCCACCCGGAGAAGCGGGGGAGCGACGCGAGGGCGACGTTCTCGGCCACGCCGGCCTCCATGAGCAGCCCCTCCCCCCGGCGGTCCTCGGTGAGCATCGCCAGCCCCCGCCGGATGCGGGCCCGGGGCGACGACCGGCCGAGCGGGCGGCCCAGCAGGCGGACCTCGCCCCGGTCGGCCGGGTCGAGCCCGAAGAGGATCCGCGCCAGCTCGGTCCGCCCCGATCCCATCAGGCCGGCGAGCCCCAAGATCTCCCCCCGCCGCAGGGAGAAGCGGATCTCCTCCACGACGCCCGAGCGCGACAGCCCCTCGACCCCGAGGACGACCTCATCCGAGGGGCGTGCGGTCCTCCCCGGGAATAGCTGCCCCAGGTCCCGGCCCACCATCAGGGCGATCAGGTGGTCGACGGCGAATCCCGACGCCGGGCCGCTCCCGACGAGCCGGCCGTCGCGGAGCACCGCCACGTCGTCGCAGAGCCGGAGCACGTCCTCCAGGGCGTGGGAGATGTAGATCATCCCGATCCCCCGGGCCCTGAGGCGTCGGATCAGCGCGAAGAGCCGGTCGGCCTCCGGGGCGGTGAGGGACGTGGTCGGCTCGTCGAGGATGATCAGCCGGGCCTCCACCGTGAGCGCCCGGGCGACCTCGACGAGCTGCCGCTCGCCGGGGGAGAGGTCCTCGACGAGGGTGCCCGGGCGGCGTCGCAGCTCGACGGCCTCCAGCGCCTCGCGCGCGAGCGAGGCGGCCCGGCGGCGGTCGATGAGGGGCCCGAGGCGGGGGAAGCATGGCAGGAACAGGTTCTCGGCGATGCTCAGGTTCGTGAACAGGTTCAATTCCTGGTGGATGAACGCCACGCCCCTCCGGGAGGCCTCGGCGGGGTCGGCCGGCTCGTAGTCCTCCCCCCCGAGGCGCATGCGGCCCGAATCGGCCGGGAGGACGCCCCCAAGGATGTTCATGAGCGTGGACTTCCCCGCCCCGTTCTCCCCCACCAGGCCGAGGATCCGCCCCGGGCCGACGGCGAGGTCGACCTCCCGCAGCACCGGGACGCCGAAGAACGACCGGCAGACGCCGAGGACCTCCAGCAGCGGCGGGCCGTCGCTGCTCATCTCAGGCACGCCCCGCCGCCCGGGCCCGGGCCGAGTCGAGCAAAGCCGCCAGCAGGATGACCCCGCCCTTGACGATCATGATGGCGAAGTTCGACAGGTTCATCAGGTTCAACCCGTTGTCGATGACCGCGATGAAAAGCACCCCGTAGGCCGTCCGACGCACCCCGCCCCGGCCGCCGAACAGGCTCGTGCCGCCGATCACGCACGCGGCGATCACGTCCAGCAGGATCCGGGGGGCGATCTCCGGCGACCCCGTCTCCAGCCGGCTCGTGTACAGGATCGCCCCGATCGCGGCGCAGAGCCCGGAGACGACGTAGGAGGCGGCCGTCACCCGGCCGACCGGCACGCCCGAGACCTCGGCGGCCCTGGGGTTCATCCCCGACGCGTACAGCCACCGGCCGAACAGGGTCCGGGAGAGGGCGACGTGGGCGACCACCGCCAGCGCGGCGACCAGCACGGCCGCCGGGGGGACGCCGAGGACCGAGCCGTAGGAGACCCCGACGAACGCATCGGGGAGTTCGTAAATCTTCTGGGATTTCGTGTACCAGACCGCCAGGCCCCCCCCGGCCGTCAGCGTGGCGAGCGTGACCATGAACGGGGGCATCCCCAGCCGGGTCGCCGACAGGCCGTTGATCCCCCCCATCGCCCCGCCGACGCCGAGCATGGCCGCGACCGCCGCCGGCACCGCCATCGGGTGCCCGGCAAGGGGGCCGCCGTCGCCCGTCATGATCGAGGCGCCGACCACGCTGGCCAGGGCGATCGAGGCCGTGACCGACAGGTCGATCCCCCCGCCGATCAGCACGAACGACTGCCCGATCGCCAGCGCCAGCAGGGGCAGCGTGTTCTGCAACACGTTCGCCGCGTTCCGCCCCGAGGCGAACCCGGGGACCGCCGCCCAGAACGCCAGCGCCGCCGCCGCCGAGAGCAGGAGCACGAGGTGCTCGGATCGCAGCAGGAGGGCCGCCCGGGGCGGGCCGACGCCCGGAAATCGCATGGGCATCGCGTCAATCCCCGCCGACGCCGGCGCCCCACATGCGCGGGGCCATCTCGTCGAGGTTCCCCTGGTGGATCACGAACCCCTCGTCCTCGATGACCGGGGGCACCTCCTCCCCCGCGATCAGGTCGGCGAGGGCCCGCACCGTCTGCTCGCTCTCGAAGCCCAGGTCCTGCACGCCGTCGGCGTCGAGGTACCCGTCCCGGAGCATCCGGTAGGCGGTGGCGTCGCCGTCGAAGCCCCCGAGGATGACGTGGCCCGGCTCGCCGACCTTCTCATACTTGCCCGCCGACCGCAGCGCGGAGACGAGCGACGGGAAGAGGAAGTCGGACGACGTGAAGATGAAGTCGATCCCCGGGTCGGCCTGCAGCGCGTTCGTGACGCCGGCCAGGGCCTTCTCCTGGTTCCACTCGGTGGGGATCTCGGCGACGACCTCGATCCCCCCGCCGTGCTCCTCGATCGCGTCGTCGAAGCCCCGACGCCGATCGACGGCATTCTGGTCGGCGAGGTCGCCGATGAGGATCATCGCCTTGTGGGCCCCGCCGGCCTCGGCCGCGAGCCGGGCCATGTGGGAGACCGTCTCCCGGGCGATCGCGTAGTTGTCGGCGACGATCGTCACGGCCTCGGCCGACGAATCGGCCGGCGGGCGGTTGTAGAGGACCATCGGGATCCCGGCCCGGTTGGCGGCCCGGATCATGGGGATGACCGTCTTCGCGTCCTTGGGGGCGACGATGATGCCGTCGACGCCCCGGGCGATGAAGCCCTGCACCTGCTCGAACTGGCGGTTGGCGTCGCCGTCGGCGATCGCCTCCAGGACCGTGAACCCCCGCCCCTCCAGCTCCCCCTTGATCGACTCGAAGCTGACGACCCAGTACTCCGTCTGGAGCGTCTCGAACGCCACGCCGACGGTCTTCGGGCCGGGGCCACCGGGCGCGTCGCCCCCGCCCCCGCAGGACGCGAGCGGCAGGGCGGCGAGGGCGAGGGCGATTCCCGCTCGCGATCTCATGGGCGGATCTCCTCGGAACGGGCCGGCGGGGGCGTGGTGATGTCCCGGACCGATTCCCGAAGGTTCTCCGGGTCGAAGACCCGCTTCCAGTCGGGACGGAAGATCATGCCCTTCGCCCTGGCGATGGCCTTCAGGGCGCCGTCGGAGAAGGGCGAGCCGATCTCGCCGAAGACGATGGCGAGCTCGATGTTGATGTGACCCAGCAGGAAGTCCCGGGCCGCCTCGGGGGGCACGCCCAGGCGGACGGCCTCGTCCATGGCCTCCTTGACGACGGTGATGCAGGTCGCGGCGGTCGTCTCCGCCAGCGCGGGCTCCAGGAGGGCCATCTGCTCCACGGTGATGCGGTGTGACCGCATCACCGGGGCGTACATGGCCCGCGCGATCGCCTCCCCTTTCGCATAATCGGCGTCCGGGCCCTTCATCAAGGCGCAAACGATATGCTGCTTGGCCTTGATGCCGCCGAAGAAGTCGCGGCGGGCCTCGGGGTCGGTCTCGTCGTTGAAGACGGGGGGGTGGCAGGGGTGGGTGAAGAAGTAGGAGAGGTCGTCCCGGAGGGGCAGCACCCCGGCGTGGGGCGCGGCGGGGTCGAGCCCCATGAGCATCGCCCCGGGCTTCATGAGCGGGACCGCCTCGGCGGCGATCGTCCCCATCAGGGCGTCCGGCACGGCGAAGATCACCACGTCGGCCTCGGCCAGCGCCCCGTCCCGGGGGGTCACGTCGAGCCCCCGCTCGGCCAGGCGCTCCCGCCCGGCGGGGCCGATCTCGACGTACCGCATGCGGTATTCGTCGCGGTTGCGGAGGTTGTCGGCGATCCGGCAGCCCATCTTGCCGCCGGCGCCGAGCAGCGCGATCGTCGTCATCGTAATCCAACTCCCCTCGGTCCGGCCGATCGGGCGGGCGGGGTGCGCCGCCCTACGGCTCGCCTCGCAACACCTTGCCGAAGTAATCGTCCCGGCCGACCTGCCCCCCCTTGAGCACGATCTCCAGCCCGTCGACCGACGCCCGCCCCGAGGAGGCCCGGCAGAGGGGCGATCCGGGGGCCGTCGGCATGACGAATTCGAGCGCATCGATCCCCAGCTGGCGGGCCGCGTGGCCGGAGGTGTCCCCCCCCGCGACCACGACCCGCCGCAGCCCGGCGGCGTCGACCAGTTCTCGGAGGATCAGGCCGAGCTGCTCGCCGAGGCGGTCCCGGGCCTCGGCCGGCGACAGGCCGAGCGACCGGCCCCGCCCCAGCGTCTCGGCGATCCCCGGGTCGTCCGGCCCGATCGCGGACGAGACGACGACCCCCGGGGAGCCGGACAGGCCGTCGAGGCCACGCCGGACGGCCCGGACCCGCTCCCCTTCGGCCCGGGCCGGATCGATCAGGGCATCGGCACGGACCTCGACCCCGACGAACCCGTCCCGCAGCGACTGGCGGATCTGGTCCCTCGTGGTCGGCGAGCAGCTCCCCGAGACGACGGCCAGGCGGTCGACCGGCCCGGCCGGGGAGACGGGCCCGGTCCCGGGCCCGGGCAACATCCCGGCGGCCCTCCAGTGGGCCACCAGCGCGTATTCCAGCCCCGACGACCCGGCCGCGAACACCGGGCGGGGGGATCCGGAGGCATGCCGCCAGATCACCTCGCCGATCCGGCGGAGGTGGCGGTCGTCGATCACGTCGAAGAGCTGCACCTCCGCGCCCGAGTCGATCCCGGCCCGGACGGCCTCCCAGGCCGCCCCGGGGCGGGGGTCGTCCAGGTCGAGGACGCTCACCAGGCCGATCGGCAGGCCGGTCTGCCGGGCCAGGTGGAGCCTCAGGTCGGCCTCATCCATCGGGGTGACCGGGTGGCGCCGCATCGTCGGGTGGCGGTCGAGCCGGTGCGTCTCGCCCCCGGCCGAGGCGAACAGGTTGCCGAAGACGCAGTAGCGTCCCAGGATCGGCGCCCCCACGACCAGCGGCACGAACCCCTCCCCGAAGCACCCCCTCCCCAGCTCGATCGCCCGCCCGATGCTGCCCACCTCGGGGGACGAGTCGAAGGTCGAGCACGTCTTGTAATGGACGATCGACGGATTGAGCCTCCCCAGCGCCTCGAAGGCCGGGGGCAGGGCGGCCTCCATCCGGGCCGGGGACATCGACCGGCTCGTCCCGGCGACCCCCACGGCCTGAAGGCCCCCGAACCTCCCGGCCAGATCCCCGGGGGCCGGCGGCCGGAGGAAGAGGGCCGTGCGCAGGCCGGACCGGGCGAGCGACTCCATCACGTCGGTCGAGCCGGTGAAGTCGTCGCCGTAGTAGGCCAGCAGCGGGCGGGGGGGTCCGGTCACGGTCCGAAGGCCTCCAGGGCCCGTCGCAGCTCGGGGCGGGCCCGGGCGTACTCGTCGGCCGGCGTCCCCGAGAGGGCCGCCTCCCAGGCCTGGCGGAGGCTGAGGACCCCGGCGGCCACCCCGTCGGGGTGGGCCATGATGCCGCCCCCGCAGACGTGCATGAGGTCGATGCTGCCGATGCGTTCATACGTCTCGCCCGCCCGCCCGGCCCACTGGCCGGAGGCGATGACGGGCATCACCCGCCGGCCGAACAGCGGGGCCAGGCAGCGCCGGGCCGAGGCGACGACCGAGTCGTCCGGCTCGCAGAACTTGTTCCGCAGGCCGTTGCAGTGCAGGTGGTCGGCCCCGGCGAGCCGGTAGAAGGTGGAATAGGCGGCGAACTCCATGCCCAGCATCGGGTGACGCGCGTAGATGCCCCAGCCGTTGCGGTGCCCGTGGATGGGCAGTTGCGAATGCGACCGCAGGTGGGCCACGCCGGCCAGGCCCACGCCGTTGAGGCTGACCATGACGCAGGTGCCCCCGGCGTCGAGCACCGCGTCGTGGTGGCGCCGCATCGCGTCGATCTCGTCGGTGATGTTGAAGGCGATCATCGCCTTCTTCCCCGTGCGGTCGGCGTGGTCGTTGACGACCCGCATCACCGCCTCGACCCGCCGCCCCAGCGGCGAATGCGGAGGGTTGGCCATCAGCTCGTCGTCCTTGACGAAGTCGATCCCGGCCTCGATCAGCGTCCCCACCAGGGCGGCCGTCTCCCCGGGGGCGAGGCCGACGCTCGGCTTGATGATCGTGCCGATGATCGGCCTCCCCTCGACCCCGGAGAGCCTCCGCGTCCCCTCCGGGCCGAACTGGGGGCCGGGGTAGGCCTCCCCGAACGCGGGGGGGAGGTCGAGATCCACCAGCTTCAGCCCGGAGAAGGCGGAGAGTTCGAACAGGTTCCCCGCCACCGTCGCCAGCAGGTTCGGCAGCGACGGCCCCACGTTCTCCAGCGGCCAGGAGAGCACGACCTCCGCCCTCCGGAA carries:
- a CDS encoding sugar ABC transporter substrate-binding protein; its protein translation is MRSRAGIALALAALPLASCGGGGDAPGGPGPKTVGVAFETLQTEYWVVSFESIKGELEGRGFTVLEAIADGDANRQFEQVQGFIARGVDGIIVAPKDAKTVIPMIRAANRAGIPMVLYNRPPADSSAEAVTIVADNYAIARETVSHMARLAAEAGGAHKAMILIGDLADQNAVDRRRGFDDAIEEHGGGIEVVAEIPTEWNQEKALAGVTNALQADPGIDFIFTSSDFLFPSLVSALRSAGKYEKVGEPGHVILGGFDGDATAYRMLRDGYLDADGVQDLGFESEQTVRALADLIAGEEVPPVIEDEGFVIHQGNLDEMAPRMWGAGVGGD
- a CDS encoding ABC transporter permease, encoding MPMRFPGVGPPRAALLLRSEHLVLLLSAAAALAFWAAVPGFASGRNAANVLQNTLPLLALAIGQSFVLIGGGIDLSVTASIALASVVGASIMTGDGGPLAGHPMAVPAAVAAMLGVGGAMGGINGLSATRLGMPPFMVTLATLTAGGGLAVWYTKSQKIYELPDAFVGVSYGSVLGVPPAAVLVAALAVVAHVALSRTLFGRWLYASGMNPRAAEVSGVPVGRVTAASYVVSGLCAAIGAILYTSRLETGSPEIAPRILLDVIAACVIGGTSLFGGRGGVRRTAYGVLFIAVIDNGLNLMNLSNFAIMIVKGGVILLAALLDSARARAAGRA
- a CDS encoding phosphogluconate dehydrogenase C-terminal domain-containing protein, with amino-acid sequence MTTIALLGAGGKMGCRIADNLRNRDEYRMRYVEIGPAGRERLAERGLDVTPRDGALAEADVVIFAVPDALMGTIAAEAVPLMKPGAMLMGLDPAAPHAGVLPLRDDLSYFFTHPCHPPVFNDETDPEARRDFFGGIKAKQHIVCALMKGPDADYAKGEAIARAMYAPVMRSHRITVEQMALLEPALAETTAATCITVVKEAMDEAVRLGVPPEAARDFLLGHINIELAIVFGEIGSPFSDGALKAIARAKGMIFRPDWKRVFDPENLRESVRDITTPPPARSEEIRP
- a CDS encoding four-carbon acid sugar kinase family protein, with the translated sequence MTGPPRPLLAYYGDDFTGSTDVMESLARSGLRTALFLRPPAPGDLAGRFGGLQAVGVAGTSRSMSPARMEAALPPAFEALGRLNPSIVHYKTCSTFDSSPEVGSIGRAIELGRGCFGEGFVPLVVGAPILGRYCVFGNLFASAGGETHRLDRHPTMRRHPVTPMDEADLRLHLARQTGLPIGLVSVLDLDDPRPGAAWEAVRAGIDSGAEVQLFDVIDDRHLRRIGEVIWRHASGSPRPVFAAGSSGLEYALVAHWRAAGMLPGPGTGPVSPAGPVDRLAVVSGSCSPTTRDQIRQSLRDGFVGVEVRADALIDPARAEGERVRAVRRGLDGLSGSPGVVVSSAIGPDDPGIAETLGRGRSLGLSPAEARDRLGEQLGLILRELVDAAGLRRVVVAGGDTSGHAARQLGIDALEFVMPTAPGSPLCRASSGRASVDGLEIVLKGGQVGRDDYFGKVLRGEP
- a CDS encoding sugar ABC transporter ATP-binding protein — protein: MSSDGPPLLEVLGVCRSFFGVPVLREVDLAVGPGRILGLVGENGAGKSTLMNILGGVLPADSGRMRLGGEDYEPADPAEASRRGVAFIHQELNLFTNLSIAENLFLPCFPRLGPLIDRRRAASLAREALEAVELRRRPGTLVEDLSPGERQLVEVARALTVEARLIILDEPTTSLTAPEADRLFALIRRLRARGIGMIYISHALEDVLRLCDDVAVLRDGRLVGSGPASGFAVDHLIALMVGRDLGQLFPGRTARPSDEVVLGVEGLSRSGVVEEIRFSLRRGEILGLAGLMGSGRTELARILFGLDPADRGEVRLLGRPLGRSSPRARIRRGLAMLTEDRRGEGLLMEAGVAENVALASLPRFSGWGGGLLDGRRIADAVDGVTRAVRLRAAGPGQPVRTLSGGNQQKVVLARWLMSGPSALILDEPTRGVDVGARQEIYRLIGELAAGGAGVLMISPEIEELIGMCDRILVMSRGEISGEFPRGGFDREAILRAALRRGLPR